GTGGTGTCAAGTCGTTATAAATCTTAGAATTCTTGCTAAATGGAACCTTTTAGATACCCCTTAACATCAATACTCTCATAAGCTTTGTCTCCTAGCTCCCAAAAATCTTCCAGTGTTCCCATAAATTTGCTTCCGTGGAAAGGTACTCCTTGCTCAATAAGAAGACGATGAAGTTTTTGATGAAGCGCCCCCGATCCAGCTGTCTCATATGGATACCATGAATATGCCGTCAGTTTAGCCCACTCCTCAATTCCTAATTTTTTCGCAACAGACCTTGGGAAAAGGTGATGCCCTAATCCAGTCTCTAAAAGATCTTTCCAGTCCAATCCAAACGGAT
The Roseburia rectibacter DNA segment above includes these coding regions:
- a CDS encoding RHS repeat-associated core domain-containing protein, with product MRIRKKIGLYYNRFRYYDPSLGQYTQQDPIGLAGGNPTLYGYVFNTMWELDPFGLDWKDLLETGLGHHLFPRSVAKKLGIEEWAKLTAYSWYPYETAGSGALHQKLHRLLIEQGVPFHGSKFMGTLEDFWELGDKAYESIDVKGYLKGSI